The genomic stretch GGGGGAGAGGGCGGGCGCTGGCAATAGCGACGGGGGGCACTTCGTGGAGGCTTCGGCCCTCTCCCCCAACCCCTCTCCCGCCGGGCGGGAGAGGGAGCTATCACGGCGGGCGGCAGGGAATGGCGAGCGTTTGCAGCCGGCAGCCGCCAGACGGCTTACAGCACGTCGTCCTTCAGGTGATACCAGTGATACAACACCCGCTGCCCCAGCCTCCGGAACGGCGCGAACATCTGCGATTCCACCATCTCGCGCACGTTCGGGAACGGCAGCGGCGAGCCGAAGATCGGCAATTCCGGCAGCGCCGACGACTTGCCGGCGATCAGCGCGGCCAGGCGCTTGCCGGCCTGGGCGGAATACATCACGCCGTTGCCGCCGTAGCCCATGGCGTAGTAGATCGACTGCGCCGGGTCGGGCTGGGTGATGCGCGGCATCATGTCGTGGCTGACGTCGACCCAGCCCCACCACGAATAGTCGATCTGGATGCCCTGCAGCGCGGGGAATTTGCAGTGCATGTCGGCGATCAGCTTCTGCTTGTACTGGTCCTGCGGCGCGTCGTTGCCGGTAATCGCGCTGCGGCTGCCGATCTGCAGGCGGCCGTCTGGCATCAGCCGGTAGTAGTGGCGCAGGATGCGGGTATCGGTAATGACCTGCGTGGTGCGGAAGTTGCACGCGGCCAGTTCGTCGGCGGTGAGCGGGCGCGTGACGATGGAGTTCGACAGGATCGGGAACAGCCGGTTCTTCAGCTCGCGGTGCAGCGACTGCGAGGTGTAGCCGCCGGTGGCCACGCCCACGGCGCGGGCGCGCACGATGCCGCCCGGGGTGCGCAGGTAGTGCACGCCATTGCGCGTTTCCCAGCCGGTCACGGGGCTCGATGGATGCACCTTGGCGCCGAGTGCGCGCGCGCGGCGCAGGTAGCCGAAGGCGAGCTTGCCGGCATGGATGCCGATGCCTTCGGGCTCGTGCATGGCGCCGGCGGCTTCCTTGTCGTCGACGTATTCGCGCCGCACGGTGTCGGCGTCGAGGATGCGCGCGTCGTAGTTGAAGACCTCGCGCAGGATCTTCGCTTCCTTCTCCAGCGCGGGCATCACCTTGTCGCGGTGCGCGATGTACAGGTGGCCGCCGGGCTGCGGATCGCAGTCGATGTCCTTGATCAGCCCCTTGAAGGTCTCCATGCCGTCGCAGACCTCCCGGTGCAGGCGCAGCGCGGTATCGAGGCCGTAGCGCTGGATCCACTGCGAGCGCTTGAGCCGCCCCGACGCGCATTGCGCCTGGCCCCCATTGCGCGTGCTGCAGCCCCAGCTGACGCGGTTGGCCTCGAGCACCGTGGCCTTGATGCCGTA from Cupriavidus nantongensis encodes the following:
- a CDS encoding NAD(P)/FAD-dependent oxidoreductase, giving the protein MQAVAPRSSLLAGEQSTAPTRPYDPAYDPLHTPTPGHGREYAPTYWIGTAGEPPADDGPIIHDIDVDVAIIGSGFTGLTCAIFLAQEYGIKATVLEANRVSWGCSTRNGGQAQCASGRLKRSQWIQRYGLDTALRLHREVCDGMETFKGLIKDIDCDPQPGGHLYIAHRDKVMPALEKEAKILREVFNYDARILDADTVRREYVDDKEAAGAMHEPEGIGIHAGKLAFGYLRRARALGAKVHPSSPVTGWETRNGVHYLRTPGGIVRARAVGVATGGYTSQSLHRELKNRLFPILSNSIVTRPLTADELAACNFRTTQVITDTRILRHYYRLMPDGRLQIGSRSAITGNDAPQDQYKQKLIADMHCKFPALQGIQIDYSWWGWVDVSHDMMPRITQPDPAQSIYYAMGYGGNGVMYSAQAGKRLAALIAGKSSALPELPIFGSPLPFPNVREMVESQMFAPFRRLGQRVLYHWYHLKDDVL